A genomic stretch from Tribolium castaneum strain GA2 chromosome 6, icTriCast1.1, whole genome shotgun sequence includes:
- the dgo gene encoding ankyrin repeat domain-containing protein 6 isoform X2, giving the protein MSGSSAGSGGGAAAAALRAAASAGDVAACTRYLGAARCVRFSRDETGRSALHLAASAGHGAVVRLLLNVAAPKEVDSPDGGGCTALQRAAADGHEEVLRLLLARGADVDKQDSVHGNSALHEAAWKGYSRSVRLLAAAGATLSRANAGGFTALHLCCQNGHNQSCRELLLAGCDPDIQNNYGDTALHTAARYGHAGVTRILISAQCRVSEQNKNGDTALHIAAAMGRRKLTRILLEAGCDKSVRNKQNETARDIALRKDLNEILTILDECVAKKDKKGKSKKRSKSKVRFDPKHNSDIVNRIEKPRHWSPYGCHYYPDPEAFPSPRLDSLPQEPLKRGEQYYLDLAGNIRKGPVGVGYTCYCAPLFRHLEARLERDKRELQRAQVRLGQRVAGLEQKLNRGAHGRRSERIISNPIQEPQLPRSRSLEMLDKLERAPMQAARSLDELDPPEAEEAEQRPSVKELVARIQQQTSAQNNTGNNSESSDDEDSPMRMTQFKGPMGDSNLASPMPNYENVPNDAPRSRSGVYSPTVINTALVDSNSRYIEPIVKIQESNIRYNDTYSRNVPSTSHHDPNYRLHYYDNEIASKKYYDLNSRFAKLGKTGLEGARMLDSSKMFESTTRMLENPQDTADRDTNNDSGYSTKVYGSSKGNSPSLSGQIDNECLGASSLV; this is encoded by the exons ATGAGCGGAAGCAGCGCCGGGAGCGGAGGCGGTGCAGCGGCGGCGGCGCTCCGAGCCGCCGCCAGCGCGGGAGACGTCGCAGCGTGCACTCGTTACTTGGGGGCGGCTCGTTGCGTCCGCTTTTCAAGGGACGAAACCGGGAGATCTGCCCTTCATTTGGCGGCGAGTGCAGGCCACGGTGCCGTCGTCAGACTCCTACTGAATGTTGCCGCCCCCAAGGAGGTCGACAGTCCGGATGGGGGCGGCTGCACCGCCTTGCAAAGAGCCGCCGCCGATGGCCACGAGGAAGTCCTCCGGCTGCTGCTAGCCAGAGGGGCAGATGTGGACAAGCAAGATAGTGTG CACGGAAACAGCGCGTTGCACGAAGCCGCCTGGAAGGGCTACTCCCGTTCCGTCCGCCTCCTGGCAGCCGCCGGGGCCACCCTTTCCCGAGCCAACGCCGGAGGCTTCACAGCCCTCCACCTCTGCTGCCAGAACGGCCACAACCAATCCTGTCGGGAACTTCTCCTTGCCGGCTGTGATCCCGACATCCAGAACAACTACGGCGACACCGCTCTCCACACAGCTGCAAGATATGGCCATGCTGGAGTCACCCGTATTTTAATTTCAGCGCAGTGTCGTGTTTCCGAACAGAATAAAAACGGTGATACCGCCCTTCACATAGCCGCAGCTATGGGAAGGCGGAAGTTAACAAGGATATTGCTAGAGGCGGGTTGTGATAAAAGTGTGCGGAATAAACAGAACGAAACCGCAAGAGATATCGCGTTGAGAAAAGACTTGAACGAGATTCTGACCATTTTGGACGAGTGTGTGGCCAAGAAGGACAAGAAAGGGAAAAGCAAGAAGAGGTCGAAGAGCAAAGTGCGGTTTGACCCAAAACACAACTCAG ACATTGTTAATAGGATTGAAAAACCGCGCCACTGGTCGCCCTACGGCTGCCACTACTATCCAGACCCGGAGGCGTTTCCCTCCCCACGTCTGGACTCCCTCCCTCAGGAACCCCTCAAACGTGGGGAACAATACTACCTGGACTTGGCCGGAAACATCCGGAAAGGTCCCGTGGGAGTTGGATACACTTGTTATTGTGCCCCTTTGTTCCGGCACCTGGAGGCACGTCTGGAAAGGGATAAAAGGGAACTACAAAGGGCTCAAGTCAGATTGGGACAAAGGGTTGCCGGTCTGGAACAAAAACTCAACCGAGGAGCGCATGGACGACGCTCTGAAAGGATTATTTCGAATCCAATCCAAGAACCACAATTACCAAGGTCCAGGAGTTTGGAAATGTTGGATAAGTTGGAACGGGCGCCCATGCAAGCCGCAAg GAGTTTGGACGAGCTGGACCCCCCCGAAGCCGAAGAAGCGGAGCAGCGACCCTCCGTTAAGGAGCTAGTGGCCCGAATCCAGCAGCAAACCAGTGCCCAAAACAACACTGGCAACAACAGTGAGAGCAGCGACGATGAAGACAGTCCCATGCGAATGACCCAGTTCAAGGGTCCCATGGGCGATTCCAACCTCGCCAGTCCCATGCCCAACTACGAGAACGTCCCAAACGACGCCCCCAGGAGCAGGAGCGGCGTCTACAGCCCCACTGTCATCAACACTGCTTTGGTGGACTCCAACTCGCGCTACATCGAACCCATCGTGAAAATTCAAGAGTCCAACATCAGATACAACGACACTTACTCCCGAAATGTGCCTTCGACGAGCCACCACGACCCCAACTACCGTCTACACTACTACGACAATGAAATAGCGTCAAAGAAGTATTACGATCTCAACTCGAGGTTTGCCAAGTTGGGGAAAACGGGGCTTGAAGGCGCCAGAATGCTGGATTCGAGCAAAATGTTCGAGAGCACGACCAGGATGTTGGAGAATCCGCAAGATACAGCTGATAGGGATACGAATAACGACTCGGGTTATTCGACGAAAGTTTACGGGAGTTCCAAGGGGAATTCGCCGAGCTTGTCGGGACAAATTGATAATGAGTGCTTGGGAGCGTCCAGTTTAGTGTGA
- the dgo gene encoding ankyrin repeat domain-containing protein 6 isoform X1 gives MSGSSAGSGGGAAAAALRAAASAGDVAACTRYLGAARCVRFSRDETGRSALHLAASAGHGAVVRLLLNVAAPKEVDSPDGGGCTALQRAAADGHEEVLRLLLARGADVDKQDSVHGNSALHEAAWKGYSRSVRLLAAAGATLSRANAGGFTALHLCCQNGHNQSCRELLLAGCDPDIQNNYGDTALHTAARYGHAGVTRILISAQCRVSEQNKNGDTALHIAAAMGRRKLTRILLEAGCDKSVRNKQNETARDIALRKDLNEILTILDECVAKKDKKGKSKKRSKSKVRFDPKHNSGENIVNRIEKPRHWSPYGCHYYPDPEAFPSPRLDSLPQEPLKRGEQYYLDLAGNIRKGPVGVGYTCYCAPLFRHLEARLERDKRELQRAQVRLGQRVAGLEQKLNRGAHGRRSERIISNPIQEPQLPRSRSLEMLDKLERAPMQAARSLDELDPPEAEEAEQRPSVKELVARIQQQTSAQNNTGNNSESSDDEDSPMRMTQFKGPMGDSNLASPMPNYENVPNDAPRSRSGVYSPTVINTALVDSNSRYIEPIVKIQESNIRYNDTYSRNVPSTSHHDPNYRLHYYDNEIASKKYYDLNSRFAKLGKTGLEGARMLDSSKMFESTTRMLENPQDTADRDTNNDSGYSTKVYGSSKGNSPSLSGQIDNECLGASSLV, from the exons ATGAGCGGAAGCAGCGCCGGGAGCGGAGGCGGTGCAGCGGCGGCGGCGCTCCGAGCCGCCGCCAGCGCGGGAGACGTCGCAGCGTGCACTCGTTACTTGGGGGCGGCTCGTTGCGTCCGCTTTTCAAGGGACGAAACCGGGAGATCTGCCCTTCATTTGGCGGCGAGTGCAGGCCACGGTGCCGTCGTCAGACTCCTACTGAATGTTGCCGCCCCCAAGGAGGTCGACAGTCCGGATGGGGGCGGCTGCACCGCCTTGCAAAGAGCCGCCGCCGATGGCCACGAGGAAGTCCTCCGGCTGCTGCTAGCCAGAGGGGCAGATGTGGACAAGCAAGATAGTGTG CACGGAAACAGCGCGTTGCACGAAGCCGCCTGGAAGGGCTACTCCCGTTCCGTCCGCCTCCTGGCAGCCGCCGGGGCCACCCTTTCCCGAGCCAACGCCGGAGGCTTCACAGCCCTCCACCTCTGCTGCCAGAACGGCCACAACCAATCCTGTCGGGAACTTCTCCTTGCCGGCTGTGATCCCGACATCCAGAACAACTACGGCGACACCGCTCTCCACACAGCTGCAAGATATGGCCATGCTGGAGTCACCCGTATTTTAATTTCAGCGCAGTGTCGTGTTTCCGAACAGAATAAAAACGGTGATACCGCCCTTCACATAGCCGCAGCTATGGGAAGGCGGAAGTTAACAAGGATATTGCTAGAGGCGGGTTGTGATAAAAGTGTGCGGAATAAACAGAACGAAACCGCAAGAGATATCGCGTTGAGAAAAGACTTGAACGAGATTCTGACCATTTTGGACGAGTGTGTGGCCAAGAAGGACAAGAAAGGGAAAAGCAAGAAGAGGTCGAAGAGCAAAGTGCGGTTTGACCCAAAACACAACTCAGGTGAAa ACATTGTTAATAGGATTGAAAAACCGCGCCACTGGTCGCCCTACGGCTGCCACTACTATCCAGACCCGGAGGCGTTTCCCTCCCCACGTCTGGACTCCCTCCCTCAGGAACCCCTCAAACGTGGGGAACAATACTACCTGGACTTGGCCGGAAACATCCGGAAAGGTCCCGTGGGAGTTGGATACACTTGTTATTGTGCCCCTTTGTTCCGGCACCTGGAGGCACGTCTGGAAAGGGATAAAAGGGAACTACAAAGGGCTCAAGTCAGATTGGGACAAAGGGTTGCCGGTCTGGAACAAAAACTCAACCGAGGAGCGCATGGACGACGCTCTGAAAGGATTATTTCGAATCCAATCCAAGAACCACAATTACCAAGGTCCAGGAGTTTGGAAATGTTGGATAAGTTGGAACGGGCGCCCATGCAAGCCGCAAg GAGTTTGGACGAGCTGGACCCCCCCGAAGCCGAAGAAGCGGAGCAGCGACCCTCCGTTAAGGAGCTAGTGGCCCGAATCCAGCAGCAAACCAGTGCCCAAAACAACACTGGCAACAACAGTGAGAGCAGCGACGATGAAGACAGTCCCATGCGAATGACCCAGTTCAAGGGTCCCATGGGCGATTCCAACCTCGCCAGTCCCATGCCCAACTACGAGAACGTCCCAAACGACGCCCCCAGGAGCAGGAGCGGCGTCTACAGCCCCACTGTCATCAACACTGCTTTGGTGGACTCCAACTCGCGCTACATCGAACCCATCGTGAAAATTCAAGAGTCCAACATCAGATACAACGACACTTACTCCCGAAATGTGCCTTCGACGAGCCACCACGACCCCAACTACCGTCTACACTACTACGACAATGAAATAGCGTCAAAGAAGTATTACGATCTCAACTCGAGGTTTGCCAAGTTGGGGAAAACGGGGCTTGAAGGCGCCAGAATGCTGGATTCGAGCAAAATGTTCGAGAGCACGACCAGGATGTTGGAGAATCCGCAAGATACAGCTGATAGGGATACGAATAACGACTCGGGTTATTCGACGAAAGTTTACGGGAGTTCCAAGGGGAATTCGCCGAGCTTGTCGGGACAAATTGATAATGAGTGCTTGGGAGCGTCCAGTTTAGTGTGA